Proteins from a single region of Mytilus trossulus isolate FHL-02 chromosome 2, PNRI_Mtr1.1.1.hap1, whole genome shotgun sequence:
- the LOC134706378 gene encoding POU domain, class 6, transcription factor 1-like isoform X4: MDMDGDSSDEVTSEALNGETKPDVAKLAQSAIIKQDVMLSATSTQSPLAHVSSVFTMPTISMPSVSMATSALGGLTDHLFMSHLPSATDSPSHGDGKSDNGAITSMSSPSHLFGQPQVAAPQFFLTGGNQQIQLLTTSNGQIIATNLANIPGLTQPLNLNINSNSSSQSSNSLHNHLSAGLASQLSNLPSLLSANAQSQILALGQQVLNPLTLTPNVTSSSHSSMNGQSRQTSSPTTPKRLSLVSQSPTSTSTIDGLPPSVSQLLPHTVGNSTESTTVDGINLDEIKEFAKQFKIRRLSLGLTQTQVGQALSATEGPAYSQSAICRFEKLDITPKSAQKIKPVLERWMMEAEERYRNGVNNLTDFIGSEPSKKRKRRTSFTPAALEVLNNFFEINTHPSGAEMTELSEKLNYDREVIRVWFCNKRQALKNTIKKLKQETP; encoded by the exons ATGGACATGGATGGGGACTCCAGTGATGAGGTGACATCTGAAGCCCTCAATGGAGAAACCAAGCCTGATGTCGCCAAACTTGCACAGTCCGCCATTATTAAGCAA GATGTTATGCTCTCAGCAACCAGTACACAGTCTCCCTTGGCGCATGTTTCATCGGTTTTCACCATGCCAACCATTTCCATGCCTTCAGTATCCATGGCAACCAGTGCCCTTGGAGGGTTGACAGATCACTTGTTTATGTCCCATCTTCCATCAGCTACAGACTCACCATCCCATGGTGATGGCAAATCGGATAATG gtGCAATTACATCAATGTCTAGTCCTTCACACTTGTTTGGTCAGCCCCAGGTGGCAGCACCACAGTTTTTCCTTACAG GTGGTAACCAGCAGATACAGTTATTGACAACATCCAATGGTCAGATAATAGCAACAAATTTAGCCAACATACCAGGCTTAACACAACCATTAAACCTCAACATCAATTCCAATA GCAGCAGTCAGTCATCCAATTCATTACATAATCATTTGAGTGCTGGATTAGCCAGTCAGCTTAGTAACCTTCCTTCACTGCTGTCAGCTAATGCTCAAAGTCAGATACTTGCTTTAGGGCAGCAG GTATTAAATCCATTGACATTGACACCTAACGTCACCTCATCATCACACTCATCAATGAACGGTCAGTCACGACAGACATCATCTCCGACAACACCAAAGAGATTATCATTAGTATCACAAAGTCCCACATCAACATCTACCATTGATGGTTTACCACCGAGTGTCAGTCAGTTACTTCCAC ATACTGTAGGTAACTCTACTGAGAGTACAACAGTAGATGGTATTAACTTAGatgaaattaaagaatttgCCAAACAGTTTAAAATCCGCCGTTTATCATTAGGATTAACGCAGACACAAGTTGGTCAGGCACTGAGTGCTACAGAAGGACCGGCATACAGTCAGTCGGCCATCTGCAG ATTTGAAAAATTAGACATTACACCAAAAAgtgcacaaaaaataaaacctgTTTTAGAGAGGTGGATGATGGAAGCTGAGGAACGATATAGAAACGGTGTCAATAATTTAACAGATTTTATAGGCAGTGAACCATCAAAGAAACGCAAACGACGGACATCTTTTACACCAGCTGCGTTAGAAGtattaaataatttctttgaaataaacaCACATCCATCAG gtgCTGAGATGACAGAGCTGTCAGAAAAACTGAACTATGATCGTGAAGTGATTCGTGTCTGGTTCTGTAACAAAAGACAAgctttaaaaaatacaataaagaaattgaaacaagaaacacCATGA
- the LOC134706378 gene encoding POU domain, class 6, transcription factor 1-like isoform X2: protein MDMDGDSSDEVTSEALNGETKPDVAKLAQSAIIKQDVMLSATSTQSPLAHVSSVFTMPTISMPSVSMATSALGGLTDHLFMSHLPSATDSPSHGDGKSDNGAITSMSSPSHLFGQPQVAAPQFFLTGQSVQGQGLQQLLIPVSTGGNQQIQLLTTSNGQIIATNLANIPGLTQPLNLNINSNSSSQSSNSLHNHLSAGLASQLSNLPSLLSANAQSQILALGQQVLNPLTLTPNVTSSSHSSMNGQSRQTSSPTTPKRLSLVSQSPTSTSTIDGLPPSVSQLLPHTVGNSTESTTVDGINLDEIKEFAKQFKIRRLSLGLTQTQVGQALSATEGPAYSQSAICRFEKLDITPKSAQKIKPVLERWMMEAEERYRNGVNNLTDFIGSEPSKKRKRRTSFTPAALEVLNNFFEINTHPSGAEMTELSEKLNYDREVIRVWFCNKRQALKNTIKKLKQETP from the exons ATGGACATGGATGGGGACTCCAGTGATGAGGTGACATCTGAAGCCCTCAATGGAGAAACCAAGCCTGATGTCGCCAAACTTGCACAGTCCGCCATTATTAAGCAA GATGTTATGCTCTCAGCAACCAGTACACAGTCTCCCTTGGCGCATGTTTCATCGGTTTTCACCATGCCAACCATTTCCATGCCTTCAGTATCCATGGCAACCAGTGCCCTTGGAGGGTTGACAGATCACTTGTTTATGTCCCATCTTCCATCAGCTACAGACTCACCATCCCATGGTGATGGCAAATCGGATAATG gtGCAATTACATCAATGTCTAGTCCTTCACACTTGTTTGGTCAGCCCCAGGTGGCAGCACCACAGTTTTTCCTTACAGGTCAGTCTGTTCAAGGACAAGGTCTTCAGCAGCTGCTGATACCAGTTTCTACTG GTGGTAACCAGCAGATACAGTTATTGACAACATCCAATGGTCAGATAATAGCAACAAATTTAGCCAACATACCAGGCTTAACACAACCATTAAACCTCAACATCAATTCCAATA GCAGCAGTCAGTCATCCAATTCATTACATAATCATTTGAGTGCTGGATTAGCCAGTCAGCTTAGTAACCTTCCTTCACTGCTGTCAGCTAATGCTCAAAGTCAGATACTTGCTTTAGGGCAGCAG GTATTAAATCCATTGACATTGACACCTAACGTCACCTCATCATCACACTCATCAATGAACGGTCAGTCACGACAGACATCATCTCCGACAACACCAAAGAGATTATCATTAGTATCACAAAGTCCCACATCAACATCTACCATTGATGGTTTACCACCGAGTGTCAGTCAGTTACTTCCAC ATACTGTAGGTAACTCTACTGAGAGTACAACAGTAGATGGTATTAACTTAGatgaaattaaagaatttgCCAAACAGTTTAAAATCCGCCGTTTATCATTAGGATTAACGCAGACACAAGTTGGTCAGGCACTGAGTGCTACAGAAGGACCGGCATACAGTCAGTCGGCCATCTGCAG ATTTGAAAAATTAGACATTACACCAAAAAgtgcacaaaaaataaaacctgTTTTAGAGAGGTGGATGATGGAAGCTGAGGAACGATATAGAAACGGTGTCAATAATTTAACAGATTTTATAGGCAGTGAACCATCAAAGAAACGCAAACGACGGACATCTTTTACACCAGCTGCGTTAGAAGtattaaataatttctttgaaataaacaCACATCCATCAG gtgCTGAGATGACAGAGCTGTCAGAAAAACTGAACTATGATCGTGAAGTGATTCGTGTCTGGTTCTGTAACAAAAGACAAgctttaaaaaatacaataaagaaattgaaacaagaaacacCATGA
- the LOC134706378 gene encoding POU domain, class 6, transcription factor 1-like isoform X1, whose amino-acid sequence MDMDGDSSDEVTSEALNGETKPDVAKLAQSAIIKQDVMLSATSTQSPLAHVSSVFTMPTISMPSVSMATSALGGLTDHLFMSHLPSATDSPSHGDGKSDNGAITSMSSPSHLFGQPQVAAPQFFLTGQSVQGQGLQQLLIPVSTGNGQQQFISIPVSLATGGNQQIQLLTTSNGQIIATNLANIPGLTQPLNLNINSNSSSQSSNSLHNHLSAGLASQLSNLPSLLSANAQSQILALGQQVLNPLTLTPNVTSSSHSSMNGQSRQTSSPTTPKRLSLVSQSPTSTSTIDGLPPSVSQLLPHTVGNSTESTTVDGINLDEIKEFAKQFKIRRLSLGLTQTQVGQALSATEGPAYSQSAICRFEKLDITPKSAQKIKPVLERWMMEAEERYRNGVNNLTDFIGSEPSKKRKRRTSFTPAALEVLNNFFEINTHPSGAEMTELSEKLNYDREVIRVWFCNKRQALKNTIKKLKQETP is encoded by the exons ATGGACATGGATGGGGACTCCAGTGATGAGGTGACATCTGAAGCCCTCAATGGAGAAACCAAGCCTGATGTCGCCAAACTTGCACAGTCCGCCATTATTAAGCAA GATGTTATGCTCTCAGCAACCAGTACACAGTCTCCCTTGGCGCATGTTTCATCGGTTTTCACCATGCCAACCATTTCCATGCCTTCAGTATCCATGGCAACCAGTGCCCTTGGAGGGTTGACAGATCACTTGTTTATGTCCCATCTTCCATCAGCTACAGACTCACCATCCCATGGTGATGGCAAATCGGATAATG gtGCAATTACATCAATGTCTAGTCCTTCACACTTGTTTGGTCAGCCCCAGGTGGCAGCACCACAGTTTTTCCTTACAGGTCAGTCTGTTCAAGGACAAGGTCTTCAGCAGCTGCTGATACCAGTTTCTACTG GCAATGGCCAACAACAATTTATTAGTATTCCTGTTTCCTTGGCAACAGGTGGTAACCAGCAGATACAGTTATTGACAACATCCAATGGTCAGATAATAGCAACAAATTTAGCCAACATACCAGGCTTAACACAACCATTAAACCTCAACATCAATTCCAATA GCAGCAGTCAGTCATCCAATTCATTACATAATCATTTGAGTGCTGGATTAGCCAGTCAGCTTAGTAACCTTCCTTCACTGCTGTCAGCTAATGCTCAAAGTCAGATACTTGCTTTAGGGCAGCAG GTATTAAATCCATTGACATTGACACCTAACGTCACCTCATCATCACACTCATCAATGAACGGTCAGTCACGACAGACATCATCTCCGACAACACCAAAGAGATTATCATTAGTATCACAAAGTCCCACATCAACATCTACCATTGATGGTTTACCACCGAGTGTCAGTCAGTTACTTCCAC ATACTGTAGGTAACTCTACTGAGAGTACAACAGTAGATGGTATTAACTTAGatgaaattaaagaatttgCCAAACAGTTTAAAATCCGCCGTTTATCATTAGGATTAACGCAGACACAAGTTGGTCAGGCACTGAGTGCTACAGAAGGACCGGCATACAGTCAGTCGGCCATCTGCAG ATTTGAAAAATTAGACATTACACCAAAAAgtgcacaaaaaataaaacctgTTTTAGAGAGGTGGATGATGGAAGCTGAGGAACGATATAGAAACGGTGTCAATAATTTAACAGATTTTATAGGCAGTGAACCATCAAAGAAACGCAAACGACGGACATCTTTTACACCAGCTGCGTTAGAAGtattaaataatttctttgaaataaacaCACATCCATCAG gtgCTGAGATGACAGAGCTGTCAGAAAAACTGAACTATGATCGTGAAGTGATTCGTGTCTGGTTCTGTAACAAAAGACAAgctttaaaaaatacaataaagaaattgaaacaagaaacacCATGA
- the LOC134706378 gene encoding POU domain, class 6, transcription factor 1-like isoform X3 has protein sequence MDMDGDSSDEVTSEALNGETKPDVAKLAQSAIIKQDVMLSATSTQSPLAHVSSVFTMPTISMPSVSMATSALGGLTDHLFMSHLPSATDSPSHGDGKSDNGAITSMSSPSHLFGQPQVAAPQFFLTGNGQQQFISIPVSLATGGNQQIQLLTTSNGQIIATNLANIPGLTQPLNLNINSNSSSQSSNSLHNHLSAGLASQLSNLPSLLSANAQSQILALGQQVLNPLTLTPNVTSSSHSSMNGQSRQTSSPTTPKRLSLVSQSPTSTSTIDGLPPSVSQLLPHTVGNSTESTTVDGINLDEIKEFAKQFKIRRLSLGLTQTQVGQALSATEGPAYSQSAICRFEKLDITPKSAQKIKPVLERWMMEAEERYRNGVNNLTDFIGSEPSKKRKRRTSFTPAALEVLNNFFEINTHPSGAEMTELSEKLNYDREVIRVWFCNKRQALKNTIKKLKQETP, from the exons ATGGACATGGATGGGGACTCCAGTGATGAGGTGACATCTGAAGCCCTCAATGGAGAAACCAAGCCTGATGTCGCCAAACTTGCACAGTCCGCCATTATTAAGCAA GATGTTATGCTCTCAGCAACCAGTACACAGTCTCCCTTGGCGCATGTTTCATCGGTTTTCACCATGCCAACCATTTCCATGCCTTCAGTATCCATGGCAACCAGTGCCCTTGGAGGGTTGACAGATCACTTGTTTATGTCCCATCTTCCATCAGCTACAGACTCACCATCCCATGGTGATGGCAAATCGGATAATG gtGCAATTACATCAATGTCTAGTCCTTCACACTTGTTTGGTCAGCCCCAGGTGGCAGCACCACAGTTTTTCCTTACAG GCAATGGCCAACAACAATTTATTAGTATTCCTGTTTCCTTGGCAACAGGTGGTAACCAGCAGATACAGTTATTGACAACATCCAATGGTCAGATAATAGCAACAAATTTAGCCAACATACCAGGCTTAACACAACCATTAAACCTCAACATCAATTCCAATA GCAGCAGTCAGTCATCCAATTCATTACATAATCATTTGAGTGCTGGATTAGCCAGTCAGCTTAGTAACCTTCCTTCACTGCTGTCAGCTAATGCTCAAAGTCAGATACTTGCTTTAGGGCAGCAG GTATTAAATCCATTGACATTGACACCTAACGTCACCTCATCATCACACTCATCAATGAACGGTCAGTCACGACAGACATCATCTCCGACAACACCAAAGAGATTATCATTAGTATCACAAAGTCCCACATCAACATCTACCATTGATGGTTTACCACCGAGTGTCAGTCAGTTACTTCCAC ATACTGTAGGTAACTCTACTGAGAGTACAACAGTAGATGGTATTAACTTAGatgaaattaaagaatttgCCAAACAGTTTAAAATCCGCCGTTTATCATTAGGATTAACGCAGACACAAGTTGGTCAGGCACTGAGTGCTACAGAAGGACCGGCATACAGTCAGTCGGCCATCTGCAG ATTTGAAAAATTAGACATTACACCAAAAAgtgcacaaaaaataaaacctgTTTTAGAGAGGTGGATGATGGAAGCTGAGGAACGATATAGAAACGGTGTCAATAATTTAACAGATTTTATAGGCAGTGAACCATCAAAGAAACGCAAACGACGGACATCTTTTACACCAGCTGCGTTAGAAGtattaaataatttctttgaaataaacaCACATCCATCAG gtgCTGAGATGACAGAGCTGTCAGAAAAACTGAACTATGATCGTGAAGTGATTCGTGTCTGGTTCTGTAACAAAAGACAAgctttaaaaaatacaataaagaaattgaaacaagaaacacCATGA